The Populus alba chromosome 4, ASM523922v2, whole genome shotgun sequence genome contains a region encoding:
- the LOC118050853 gene encoding uncharacterized protein, whose protein sequence is MAKFCVLLCFSLLLIFWFPAIGSATKEEVGMYELKKGNFSVKLTNYGAHIISLLLPDKYGKLADIVLGYDTIKEYKNDSSNFGATVGRVANRIAGAQFTLNGTLYKLVANEGKNMLHGGSKGFSTVVWKVKKYSPEGRTPCIVFAYHSFDGEEGFPGDLHVIVGYKLLGDNKLRITMKAKALNKATPVNLVNHAYWNLGGHNSGDILSEEIQIFASHYTPVDSKLIPTGEIVTVKGTPYDFLKPSTIGSKINKLTNGYDINYALDGSGNDKLKKAAIVHDKKSGRMMEILTNQPGVQFYTSNTLHQKGKGGFVYEPYAALCLETQGFPDSVNHPNFPSQIVNPGTYYKHQMLIKFSNF, encoded by the exons ATGGCCAAGTTTTGTGTGTTGTTGTGTTTTAGCCTGCTGCTGATTTTCTGGTTTCCAGCTATTGGCTCTGCAACAAAGGAAGAGGTTGGGATGTATGAGCTCAAGAAAGGAAATTTCTCTGTGAAACTTACCAATTATGGCGCACATATTATCTCCCTTCTTCTCCCTGATAAATACG gAAAGTTAGCTGATATTGTCCTTGGCTATGATACTATCAAGGAATACAAG AATGATTCATCAAACTTTGGAGCCACTGTGGGACGAGTTGCCAATAGAATTGCTGGTGCTCAATTTACTTTGAATGGAACTCTATATAAACTAGTTGCTAATGAAGGGAAGAACATGCTTCATG GCGGCTCTAAAGGATTTAGTACGGTTGTTTGGAAAGTGAAAAAGTACAGCCCTGAAGGACGGACTCCTTGCATTGTCTTTGCCTATCACAGCTTTGATGGTGAAGAAG GATTCCCCGGTGATCTCCATGTAATTGTGGGATACAAGCTCCTTGGAGACAACAAGTTGCGTATAACAATGAAAGCAAAAGCTCTAAACAAGGCCACTCCGGTTAATCTAGTTAACCATGCCTATTGGAACCTTGGTGGACACAATAGTGGTGATATCTTGTCAGAGGAAATTCAGATCTTCGCTTCGCACTACACTCCTGTTGACAGCAAACTCATTCCTACAGGAGAGATTGTGACAGTGAAAGGAACACCCTATGATTTTCTCAAACCCAGCACCATCGGAAGCAAGATCAACAAACTCACTAATGGCTATGACATCAACTATGCACTTGATGGAAGTGGAAACGACAAGTTGAAGAAAGCAGCAATTGTGCATGATAAGAAGTCTGGAAGAATGATGGAGATATTAACAAATCAACCAGGTGTGCAGTTCTACACAAGCAACACTTTGCACCAAAAAGGAAAAGGTGGATTCGTGTATGAACCTTATGCAGCTCTTTGTCTAGAGACTCAAGGATTTCCTGATTCAGTAAATCACCCCAACTTCCCCTCACAGATTGTGAATCCAGGGACGTACTATAAGCATCAGATGTTGATCAAGTTTTCGAATTTCTAG